One window of Ralstonia pickettii DTP0602 genomic DNA carries:
- a CDS encoding methionine ABC transporter permease (part of the MetNIQ methionine uptake system~K02072: metI; D-methionine transport system permease protein), which produces MWSEMSDLFLTSFNETLLMVAISGVVGSLLGVPLGVLLHLTNRGGVLSHPLFNRGIGVVVNAVRSIPFIILLVVVIPFTRFIVGSSIGTTAAIVPLTIAAIPFIARLVESALREVDKGLVEAAQSMGATTGQIVWKVLLPEAMPGIVAGLTITFVSLVGYSAMAGAIGGGGLGDLGIRYGYQRYITEVMVAVVVILIVFVQAVQSFGDWLVRRISHR; this is translated from the coding sequence ATGTGGTCTGAGATGTCTGACCTGTTCCTGACCTCGTTCAATGAGACGCTGCTGATGGTGGCGATCTCGGGCGTGGTCGGCTCGCTGCTGGGCGTGCCGCTGGGCGTGCTGCTGCACCTGACCAACCGCGGCGGCGTGCTGTCGCACCCGCTGTTCAACCGCGGCATCGGCGTGGTGGTCAACGCGGTGCGCTCGATCCCGTTCATCATCCTGCTGGTGGTGGTGATCCCGTTCACGCGCTTTATCGTGGGTTCGTCGATCGGCACTACCGCGGCGATCGTGCCGCTGACCATCGCGGCGATCCCGTTTATCGCGCGCCTGGTGGAAAGCGCGCTGCGCGAGGTCGACAAGGGCCTGGTCGAGGCGGCCCAGTCGATGGGCGCTACCACCGGCCAGATCGTGTGGAAGGTGCTGCTGCCCGAGGCTATGCCCGGCATCGTCGCCGGCCTGACCATCACCTTCGTCAGCCTGGTCGGCTATTCGGCCATGGCCGGCGCGATCGGCGGCGGTGGCCTGGGCGACCTGGGCATCCGCTATGGCTACCAGCGCTACATCACCGAAGTGATGGTGGCGGTGGTGGTGATCCTGATCGTCTTCGTGCAGGCGGTGCAAAGCTTCGGCGACTGGCTCGTCCGGCGCATCAGCCACCGTTAA
- a CDS encoding dioxygenase (K02073: metQ; D-methionine transport system substrate-binding protein) has product MQRRNLLQWILGAALGASLATGAVAQEKPIKIGVTGGPHAQIMEQVKKVAAKDGLNIQVVEFSDYIQPNAALAAGDLDANSYQHLPYLEAQIKDRGYKFAHIAYTVTFPMGVYSKKIKSLDQLKQGARVGVPNDPTNGGRGLLLLQSKGVIKLKPNAGLKATPLDIAENPKKIRIVELDAAQLPRSLDDLDAAAINGNYAESAGLSPTKDAIAMEGPKGPYANLIAIREVDKNKPWVAKLVKAYHSPEIKQYVTSTYKESVITAW; this is encoded by the coding sequence ATGCAACGTCGCAACCTGCTGCAATGGATTCTCGGCGCCGCGCTCGGCGCCTCGCTGGCTACTGGTGCCGTGGCCCAGGAAAAGCCGATCAAGATCGGCGTGACCGGCGGCCCGCACGCCCAGATCATGGAACAGGTGAAGAAGGTCGCCGCCAAGGACGGCCTGAACATCCAGGTGGTTGAATTCAGCGACTACATCCAGCCCAATGCCGCGCTCGCCGCCGGCGACCTGGATGCCAACAGCTACCAGCACCTGCCGTACCTGGAAGCCCAGATCAAGGACCGCGGCTACAAGTTCGCGCATATCGCCTATACCGTCACTTTCCCGATGGGCGTGTACTCCAAGAAGATCAAGTCGCTCGACCAGCTCAAGCAGGGCGCGCGCGTGGGCGTTCCCAACGACCCGACTAACGGCGGCCGCGGCCTGCTGCTGCTGCAGAGCAAGGGCGTGATCAAGCTCAAGCCCAACGCCGGCCTGAAGGCTACGCCGCTGGATATCGCCGAGAACCCCAAGAAGATCCGCATCGTCGAGCTGGACGCCGCGCAACTGCCGCGCTCGCTCGATGACCTGGACGCCGCCGCCATCAACGGCAACTACGCGGAATCGGCCGGCCTGTCGCCGACCAAGGACGCGATCGCCATGGAAGGCCCGAAAGGCCCGTACGCCAACCTGATCGCCATCCGCGAGGTCGACAAGAACAAGCCCTGGGTGGCCAAGCTGGTGAAGGCCTACCACTCGCCGGAAATCAAGCAATACGTCACTTCGACCTACAAGGAGTCCGTGATTACCGCCTGGTAA
- a CDS encoding electron transfer flavoprotein subunit beta (K03521: fixA, etfB; electron transfer flavoprotein beta subunit) — translation MKVLVAVKRVVDYNVKVRVKADGTGVDLANVKMSMNPFDEIAVEEAVRLKEAGVATEVVAVSCGVTQCQETLRTAMAIGADRGILVESNEDLQPLAVAKLLKALIDKEQPQLVILGKQAIDDDSNQTGQMVAALAGLPQATFASKVVVADGKASVTREVDGGLETLSIKLPAVVTTDLRLNEPRYVTLPNIMKAKKKPLDIVKPEDLGVDVKPRLSTVKVVEPAKRSAGVMVPDVATLVQKLKNEAKVI, via the coding sequence ATGAAAGTACTCGTCGCAGTCAAGCGGGTGGTGGATTACAACGTCAAGGTCCGTGTCAAGGCGGACGGCACCGGCGTCGATCTGGCCAACGTCAAGATGAGCATGAACCCCTTCGACGAAATCGCCGTCGAAGAGGCCGTGCGCCTGAAGGAAGCCGGCGTTGCCACCGAAGTCGTCGCCGTGTCGTGCGGCGTCACGCAGTGCCAGGAAACCCTGCGCACCGCGATGGCCATCGGTGCCGACCGCGGCATCCTGGTGGAATCGAATGAAGACCTGCAACCGCTGGCCGTGGCCAAGCTGCTGAAGGCGCTGATCGACAAGGAACAGCCGCAACTGGTGATCCTGGGCAAGCAGGCCATCGATGATGACTCCAACCAGACCGGCCAGATGGTGGCCGCGCTGGCTGGCCTGCCGCAAGCCACGTTCGCCTCGAAGGTGGTGGTTGCCGACGGCAAGGCTTCGGTGACCCGTGAAGTGGATGGCGGCCTGGAAACGCTGTCGATCAAGCTGCCGGCCGTGGTGACCACCGACCTGCGCCTGAACGAGCCGCGCTACGTCACGCTGCCGAACATCATGAAGGCCAAGAAGAAGCCGCTCGATATCGTCAAGCCGGAAGACCTCGGCGTGGACGTGAAGCCGCGCCTGTCGACCGTGAAGGTGGTCGAGCCTGCCAAGCGCAGCGCGGGTGTGATGGTGCCGGACGTCGCGACGCTGGTGCAGAAGCTGAAGAACGAAGCCAAGGTTATCTGA
- a CDS encoding electron transfer flavoprotein subunit beta (K03522: fixB, etfA; electron transfer flavoprotein alpha subunit), with the protein MTALVIAEHDNQSIKGATLNTVTAAAQCGGDVHVLVAGSNAKAAADAAAKIAGVTKVLLADAPYFGDGLAENVAEQALAIANDYSHILAPATPYGKNILPRVAAKLDVAQISEISRVDAPDTFERPIYAGNAIAIVKSSDKVKVITVRGTAFDAAAAEGGSAAVETLPAVADQGISQFVSREVAKSDRPELTAAKIIVSGGRGVGSGENYTKVLTPLADKLGAALGASRAAVDAGFVPNDYQVGQTGKIVAPQLYIAVGISGAIQHLAGMKDSKVIVAINKDAEAPIFSVADYGLVGDLNTVVPELVAALG; encoded by the coding sequence ATGACTGCACTCGTCATTGCTGAACACGACAATCAATCCATCAAGGGCGCCACGCTGAACACCGTGACCGCCGCAGCCCAATGCGGCGGCGACGTGCACGTGCTGGTGGCCGGTTCCAACGCCAAGGCCGCGGCCGACGCCGCCGCCAAGATCGCCGGCGTGACCAAGGTGCTGCTGGCCGACGCCCCGTACTTCGGTGACGGCCTGGCCGAGAACGTGGCCGAGCAGGCGCTGGCCATCGCCAACGACTACTCGCACATCCTGGCCCCGGCCACCCCGTACGGCAAGAACATCCTGCCGCGCGTGGCCGCCAAGCTGGACGTGGCCCAGATCTCGGAAATCTCCAGGGTCGACGCCCCGGACACCTTCGAGCGTCCGATCTACGCCGGCAACGCCATCGCCATCGTCAAGTCGTCCGACAAGGTCAAGGTCATCACCGTGCGCGGCACGGCCTTCGACGCCGCCGCCGCCGAAGGTGGCTCGGCCGCCGTCGAGACCCTGCCGGCCGTGGCCGACCAGGGCATCTCGCAGTTCGTCTCGCGCGAAGTGGCCAAGAGCGACCGTCCGGAACTGACCGCCGCCAAGATCATCGTCTCGGGTGGCCGTGGCGTGGGTTCGGGCGAGAACTACACCAAGGTGCTGACGCCGCTGGCCGACAAGCTGGGCGCCGCACTGGGTGCCTCGCGCGCCGCCGTGGACGCCGGCTTCGTGCCGAACGACTACCAGGTCGGCCAGACCGGCAAGATCGTCGCGCCGCAGCTGTATATCGCCGTCGGTATCTCCGGCGCGATCCAGCACCTGGCCGGCATGAAGGACTCCAAGGTGATCGTCGCGATCAACAAGGACGCCGAAGCCCCGATCTTCTCCGTGGCCGACTACGGCCTGGTGGGCGATCTGAACACCGTGGTGCCGGAGCTGGTTGCCGCACTGGGCTGA
- a CDS encoding acyl-CoA dehydrogenase (K00249: ACADM, acd; acyl-CoA dehydrogenase [EC:1.3.8.7]), producing the protein MTYRAPLKDMLFVMNELAGLEAVSQLPGFEEATPETAEAVLEEAAKFNEQVVAPLNRAGDLDPSSWKDGVVTTTPGFKDAFRQFGEGGWQGVLHPQEFGGQGLPKLIATACNEMLNTANLSFALCPLLTDGAIEALLTAGTDKQKATFLPKLISGEWTGTMNLTEPQAGSDLAAVRTRAEPQGDGTFKLFGTKIFITYGEHDMAKNIVHLVLARTPTAPEGVKGISLFIVPKFLVNADGSPGERNDVHCVSIEHKLGIKASPTAVLQFGDHGGAIGTLVGEENRGLEYMFIMMNSARFSVGMQGVAVSERAYQQAVAYARERVQSRPVDGSAREAVTIIHHPDVKRMLMTMRALTEGARAVAYVAAAASDAAHQHPDEAVRQQNQDFYEFLVPVVKGWSTELSIDVTSLGVQVHGGMGFIEETGAAQHYRDARILPIYEGTTAIQANDLVGRKTVRDGGAVARAICAQIAETEAALGKHSCAGFTAVQAQLAKGRAALEDVVAFVVANAKSDPNAVFAGSVPYLKLCGIVFSGWQFGRAMLAADAKRAEDPGFYDAKIATAHFFAEHILSQASALRDAIVSGAAPVNTMTAEQF; encoded by the coding sequence ATGACCTACCGTGCTCCGCTCAAGGACATGCTGTTCGTCATGAACGAGCTGGCTGGCCTTGAAGCCGTCAGCCAGCTGCCCGGCTTCGAGGAAGCCACGCCGGAAACGGCCGAGGCCGTGCTCGAGGAAGCCGCCAAGTTCAACGAGCAGGTCGTCGCACCGCTCAACCGTGCCGGCGACCTGGACCCGAGCAGCTGGAAGGACGGCGTCGTCACCACCACGCCAGGCTTCAAGGATGCGTTCCGCCAGTTCGGCGAGGGCGGCTGGCAGGGCGTGCTGCATCCGCAGGAGTTCGGCGGGCAGGGCCTGCCCAAGCTGATCGCCACTGCCTGCAACGAGATGCTGAACACCGCGAACCTGTCGTTCGCGCTGTGCCCGCTGCTGACCGACGGTGCCATCGAGGCGCTGCTGACGGCAGGCACGGATAAGCAGAAGGCCACCTTCCTGCCCAAGCTGATCTCGGGCGAGTGGACCGGCACCATGAACCTGACTGAGCCGCAGGCCGGCTCTGACCTGGCCGCGGTCCGCACCCGCGCCGAGCCGCAGGGCGACGGGACCTTCAAGCTGTTCGGCACCAAGATCTTCATTACCTACGGCGAGCACGACATGGCGAAGAACATCGTCCATCTCGTGCTGGCGCGCACGCCCACCGCGCCCGAGGGCGTCAAGGGCATCTCGCTGTTCATCGTGCCGAAGTTCCTGGTCAATGCCGACGGCAGCCCGGGCGAGCGCAACGACGTGCACTGCGTGTCGATCGAGCACAAGCTGGGCATCAAGGCCAGTCCTACGGCGGTGCTGCAGTTCGGCGACCACGGCGGCGCCATCGGCACGCTGGTGGGCGAAGAAAACCGCGGCCTCGAGTACATGTTCATCATGATGAACTCGGCGCGCTTCTCGGTCGGCATGCAGGGTGTGGCGGTGTCCGAGCGCGCCTACCAGCAGGCCGTGGCGTACGCGCGCGAACGCGTGCAGAGCCGCCCGGTCGACGGTTCGGCGCGCGAGGCGGTGACCATCATCCACCACCCCGACGTCAAGCGCATGCTGATGACGATGCGCGCGCTGACCGAAGGCGCACGCGCGGTCGCCTACGTGGCCGCGGCCGCGAGCGACGCGGCGCACCAGCATCCGGACGAGGCCGTGCGCCAGCAGAACCAGGACTTCTACGAGTTCCTGGTGCCGGTGGTGAAGGGCTGGAGCACCGAGCTGTCGATCGATGTCACCAGCCTGGGCGTGCAGGTGCACGGCGGCATGGGCTTTATCGAGGAAACCGGCGCGGCGCAGCACTACCGCGACGCCCGCATCCTGCCGATCTACGAAGGCACCACCGCGATCCAGGCCAACGACCTGGTCGGCCGCAAGACCGTGCGCGACGGCGGCGCGGTGGCGCGCGCGATCTGCGCGCAGATCGCCGAGACCGAGGCGGCGCTGGGCAAGCACAGCTGCGCCGGGTTCACCGCGGTGCAGGCGCAGCTGGCCAAGGGCCGCGCGGCGCTGGAAGACGTGGTGGCGTTTGTCGTGGCCAATGCCAAGTCGGACCCGAACGCCGTCTTTGCGGGCAGCGTGCCTTACCTGAAGCTGTGTGGCATCGTGTTCTCTGGCTGGCAGTTTGGCCGTGCCATGCTGGCCGCCGACGCGAAGCGTGCCGAGGATCCGGGCTTTTATGACGCCAAGATCGCCACCGCGCATTTCTTCGCGGAGCACATCCTGTCGCAGGCATCGGCATTGCGCGATGCCATCGTCAGCGGTGCGGCACCGGTGAATACGATGACGGCCGAGCAGTTCTGA
- a CDS encoding D-amino acid dehydrogenase small subunit (catalyzes the oxidative deamination of D-amino acids~K00285: dadA; D-amino-acid dehydrogenase [EC:1.4.99.1]) — translation MRVLVLGSGVIGVTSAWYLAKAGHEVTVVDREAGPALGTSFANAGQISPGYASPWAAPGVPLKAIKWMFQEHAPLSIRPDGTLFQLQWMWQMLLNCSAERYAVNKERMVRLAEYSRDCIRALRAETGIAYEGRQQGTLQVFRTDEQLQGAAKDIAVLEEAGVPYQLLSRDELAASEPALAAVRHKLAGGLRLPNDETGDCALFTHRLAGMAEMLGVKFLYNRSIDSLMTQGDAVTGAVVDGEPMDADLVVVALGSWTTQLVKPFLHGMSNLPVYPLKGFSITVPLSDPSRSPVSTVLDETYKVAITRFDDRIRVGGMAQIVGYDRSLDPAKRRTLEHVVTDLFPGAGDVSQATFWTGLRPMTPDGTPIVGPTQVRGLWLNTGHGTLGWTMACGSGKLLSDLVSGTSPAIRADDLSVGRYLKPARHRLAPRPATA, via the coding sequence ATGCGCGTTCTCGTACTTGGCAGCGGAGTTATTGGCGTCACCAGTGCGTGGTACCTGGCCAAGGCCGGTCACGAAGTGACCGTTGTCGATCGCGAGGCGGGCCCCGCGCTCGGCACCAGTTTTGCCAACGCGGGGCAGATCTCGCCCGGCTATGCGTCGCCGTGGGCAGCGCCGGGCGTGCCGCTGAAGGCGATCAAGTGGATGTTCCAGGAACATGCCCCGCTCAGCATCCGTCCCGACGGCACGCTGTTTCAGCTGCAGTGGATGTGGCAGATGCTGCTGAACTGCAGCGCCGAGCGCTACGCCGTCAACAAGGAGCGCATGGTGCGGCTGGCCGAATACAGTCGCGATTGCATCCGCGCGCTGCGCGCCGAGACGGGCATCGCTTACGAAGGCCGCCAGCAAGGCACGCTGCAGGTGTTCCGCACCGACGAGCAGCTGCAGGGCGCGGCCAAGGACATCGCCGTGCTGGAAGAAGCGGGCGTGCCCTACCAGTTGCTTTCGCGCGACGAACTCGCGGCGAGCGAACCGGCGCTGGCCGCCGTCCGCCACAAGCTGGCCGGCGGCCTGCGCCTTCCCAACGATGAAACCGGCGACTGCGCGCTTTTTACCCATCGGCTGGCAGGCATGGCCGAGATGCTGGGCGTGAAATTCCTGTACAACCGCTCGATCGACAGCCTGATGACCCAGGGCGATGCCGTCACCGGCGCCGTGGTCGATGGCGAGCCGATGGACGCCGACCTGGTAGTGGTGGCGCTGGGCAGCTGGACCACGCAACTGGTGAAGCCGTTCTTGCACGGCATGTCCAACCTGCCGGTGTACCCGCTCAAGGGCTTCTCGATCACGGTTCCGCTGAGCGACCCGTCGCGCAGCCCCGTGTCCACGGTGCTGGACGAAACCTACAAGGTTGCCATCACCCGCTTCGACGACCGCATCCGCGTGGGCGGCATGGCGCAGATCGTCGGCTACGACCGCAGCCTGGACCCGGCCAAGCGCCGCACGCTCGAGCACGTGGTCACCGACCTGTTCCCGGGCGCCGGCGATGTCAGCCAGGCCACCTTCTGGACCGGCCTGCGGCCGATGACGCCGGACGGTACGCCGATCGTCGGTCCGACCCAGGTGCGCGGCCTGTGGCTGAACACTGGCCACGGCACACTCGGCTGGACCATGGCCTGCGGCTCGGGCAAGCTGCTGTCGGACCTGGTGTCGGGTACGTCGCCGGCAATCCGGGCCGATGACCTGTCAGTGGGCCGCTACCTGAAGCCGGCCCGCCATCGCCTGGCACCGCGGCCGGCCACGGCCTGA
- a CDS encoding AsnC family transcriptional regulator (K03719: lrp; Lrp/AsnC family transcriptional regulator, leucine-responsive regulatory protein) has translation MRTSRQPVRSLDRLDRRILTALQSDGRMSMKDLAEAVGLTITPCIERVKRLERDGVIMGYYARLNPALLGSALLVFVEISLGNKSGNMFEQFRREVLRIPEVLECHLVSGDFDYLIKARIREIGEYRRLLGDILLQLPGAAQSKSYVVMEEIKETLAISVEEKSQPG, from the coding sequence ATGAGAACGAGTCGCCAGCCCGTGCGTTCCCTCGATCGGCTCGACCGCAGGATCCTGACTGCGCTGCAGAGTGACGGCAGGATGTCGATGAAGGACCTGGCCGAGGCGGTCGGCCTGACCATCACGCCCTGTATCGAGCGCGTCAAGCGCCTGGAGCGCGATGGTGTCATCATGGGCTACTACGCCCGGCTGAACCCGGCGCTGCTAGGCAGCGCGCTGCTGGTGTTTGTGGAGATCTCGCTTGGCAACAAGTCGGGCAATATGTTCGAGCAGTTCCGGCGCGAGGTGCTGCGCATCCCGGAAGTGCTGGAATGTCACCTGGTGTCGGGCGATTTCGACTACCTGATCAAGGCGCGCATCCGCGAGATCGGCGAATACCGGAGGCTGCTGGGCGACATCCTGCTGCAGCTGCCCGGCGCAGCGCAGTCGAAGAGCTATGTAGTGATGGAAGAAATCAAGGAGACGCTGGCCATCTCGGTCGAAGAGAAGAGCCAGCCGGGTTGA